The Acidimicrobiales bacterium genome has a window encoding:
- a CDS encoding alanine--glyoxylate aminotransferase family protein has protein sequence MAALGRPMLGHLDPEFLGILDETCDRLRAVFRTDNALTLPLSGTGSAGMEAAFVNTVRPGDVVVVGVNGVFGERMCDVAGRCGAEVVRVEAPWGEPVAPERLLAAHPSPAVIAVVHAETSTGVRNDVAALGAGKGDALLLVDCVTSLAGIEVDVDGWGVDVAYAGTQKCLGVPPGLAPFTMSERARERAVERPQSWYLDVGMIGKYTTAGQARTYHHTAPISMVFALHGGLGAVLDEGLEAAWARHAACGSALQAGVAKLGFRLFAAEGHRLPQLTSVWVPEGIDEAAVRRRLLDDYGIEVGGGLGPVAGKVWRIGCMGHTARMRNVTLLVGALEEVLGR, from the coding sequence ATGGCGGCTTTGGGGCGGCCGATGCTCGGCCATCTCGACCCCGAGTTCCTGGGCATCCTCGACGAGACGTGCGACCGGCTGCGGGCGGTGTTCAGGACCGACAACGCGCTCACGCTGCCGCTGTCGGGGACCGGCTCGGCGGGCATGGAGGCGGCGTTCGTGAACACCGTGCGCCCCGGCGACGTGGTGGTGGTCGGGGTGAACGGTGTGTTCGGCGAGCGCATGTGCGACGTGGCCGGCCGTTGCGGCGCGGAGGTGGTGCGGGTGGAGGCGCCGTGGGGGGAGCCGGTGGCGCCGGAACGGCTGCTCGCCGCACACCCCTCACCTGCGGTCATTGCCGTGGTGCACGCCGAGACCTCGACGGGCGTGCGCAACGACGTAGCCGCCCTGGGTGCGGGAAAGGGCGACGCCCTGTTGCTCGTCGACTGCGTGACGTCGCTCGCAGGCATCGAAGTCGACGTCGACGGATGGGGCGTCGACGTGGCCTACGCAGGCACGCAGAAGTGCCTCGGGGTGCCGCCCGGGCTGGCGCCGTTCACCATGAGCGAGCGGGCGCGTGAGCGGGCGGTGGAACGGCCGCAGTCGTGGTACCTCGACGTGGGCATGATCGGGAAGTACACGACGGCCGGGCAGGCGCGCACGTACCACCACACCGCGCCCATCTCCATGGTGTTCGCCCTGCACGGAGGCCTTGGCGCCGTGCTCGACGAGGGGCTGGAAGCGGCGTGGGCGCGGCACGCGGCGTGCGGGTCGGCGCTGCAGGCGGGCGTGGCGAAGCTGGGCTTCCGGCTGTTCGCGGCCGAGGGCCATCGGCTGCCGCAGCTGACGTCGGTGTGGGTGCCGGAGGGCATCGACGAAGCGGCGGTGCGACGGCGCTTGCTCGACGACTACGGCATCGAGGTGGGTGGGGGGCTCGGCCCCGTGGCGGGCAAGGTATGGCGCATTGGGTGCATGGGGCACACGGCCCGCATGCGCAACGTGACGTTGTTGGTGGGGGCTCTCGAGGAGGTATTGGGCCGTTGA